Within Spinacia oleracea cultivar Varoflay chromosome 4, BTI_SOV_V1, whole genome shotgun sequence, the genomic segment AGGGATTGTTACTTTGCATCCAATGATCTATACAGGGTCTTTGCAAGTACTTTGTCAAAATTGATTAGTTAAAATTTGAACTAAATGGTTGTCACAAACTCACAATACTTGATAGTTGATACACTATGAAGTTGAAATTTGAACCAGGTTTTTAGGTACTGCGTAAAATTTATGTTCGCGTGTGTTACATGAAATTTATTTGAATTATGAGTATTTTAGTATTCTATAATAGGGAAGATTCAAATAACGTGACGACAATTTTAGAGGAAAAAACGATGTGATTAGAGGTGGACACGCGTCAGGCTGTGTAGGTCCATCTGTCGGTCCGATTCTACGTGCCTCGTGCCTTAACGGGCCTTGTCTAGATTGAGGCCAATGCACGACCTGTCCCATATGCCTGCGAGTCTGCGACGTATCATGTCATGCAAATGGGTTGCCTTACTAATTTTAAGATTTTTTCGTTAATTGCTTAAAAAAATCAGTGTACCGATGTGCGAGTGGGGTCGTGTTGTGCTCGtgccaaaattttaaaatgttgTCCATGCACCCATGAATGACCAATGACCCATCATCGTGCCTCACGTGATGCGTCGGGTATACAACGGGCTTGTGTCATGCAGGATCAAACGTGTTGGGCTCGGACAAACCACGTGCTAGTCCGGCCCATGCCCAGCTCTATATGTGATCGAAATTCAAATTTTCATGTGTTGAGCCCCTTTTATTTTGTTGCCATGTTACCGTAAGAGTTATGGACAGTACCAATCCTTAACAAACCTTCACACTCTGTTTTTTTGCGCAAGAGATGTCAATTTCCCGCGTATTTCAATTCAACAAATTGGGGACCTTCAGAAACTCTCAAATTCAGCTCAGTTTTTCAACAATTTCAAGGAGAAAACCCCAATCAAAACCTCAAAATACCCAGAAACCTCGTCTTAAGAAACAGACAATTTCGAAAAAAGATGATAATGGTTCTCTTTTCAGGGAGATCACTGAGATTCTGGGGGCTGGAAATCTTGCTCTTAGTAAAATCCCATCTGGGGTTTCAATCCCTGATGAAAAGGCTGTAGATTTTGCTGGAGTTGGGGGTTGCACACTAGGTGTTTGTGAAAATGCTCAGGAGAAAATTGAGGGTGAAAAAAGTGAAGAGGTTTTTGTTAGGAGAGATGATAAAGTGGGAGACTTGACTGGAAATAATGATAACAGTGCTGTTGTACAGAAGATAACAGAGATTGTAAGGCAGAGCAATGCAGGGTTTTCAATGGAGCAACGGTTGGAGGATTCGAGCTGTGAAATTAGTCCTGACATTGTTGTAAAGGTGTTAAAGAGGTGCTTTAAAGTGCCACATTTAGCTAACAGGTTTTTCAGTTGGGTAAAGTTGAAGAATGGGAGTTGTCTTACCACTGAAAGTTACAACACCATGTTGTATTTGGCAGGGGAAACGAAAGAGTTTGAATTGGTTGAGAGGTTGGTGGAGGAAATGGAGAATTTTAGTTGTGAGAAAGACATTAAAACTTGGACCATTCAACTCATGCATTATGGAAATGCAAAGTTGGTTGGTAAAGCTTTGATGATCTTCGAAAAGATGAAAAGATTAGGTTTTGAACCCGATGAAGAAGCTTACGTATGCTTAATTCGTGTACTCTGTCAATCTAGGAAAGGAGAAGTTGCATTGGAGTTTTACAAAGAAATGGTTCAAAAGGGTTTCAACCCTGATATTAGACTGTACACAATGCTACTCAATAGTCTTGCTGGTTATGGAGATATTGATGGAGTTTACCTAATTGCAAATGACATGATTAGTATCTCTCAAAATCCTGAACATGATGTTTATTCCTGTGTTTTAAAGAGCTTTTGTATGTCAGAACGAATTACAGAAGCTTTGGAGTTGATTCGTGATCTTAAGACTAAGAACATGACTTTAAACTCTGAGTACTTTGAAATCCTGGTGAGGGGACTTTGTAAGGCGCGTAGGATGGAAGATGCTTTGGAGATTGTTGAAATTATGAAGAAAAGAAATGTTGTTAATGAGGTGGTTTATGGAGCTTTGATAAACGGATACTTGAGAAAAAACGATTTTTCTAGGGCTTTGGATTTGTTCAATGAGATAAAGGAAGCTGGTATTACACCCTTAACTTCAACATACACAGTGTTGATGCAGCATTTCTTTATCTTGAATGAGTATGAGAAGGGTTGTGCTCTTTATGATGAGATGCTTGATCGAGGGGTGAAGCTTGATTCCGTGGCTTACACAGCAATTATTGCAGGTCATGCACACCATAACTCTATTTCTTCTGCTTGGAAAGTATTCAAAAGAATGGAAGATGATGGAATTAGAGCCACACAAAAATGTTACTTAGTTTTCATCAAGGAACTTTGTAGGAGTTCAAATACTGATGAAATAATCAAGGTTTTGTACCGAATGCAGGATAAGAAGACTAAAATTGGGAAGGAAATTGGCAACTGTGTTTTATCTTATTTGGAGAGGAAAAGGGAAACTAAAAAAGTGGAAGAGGTGAAGAAGATACTGAATTGTTATGGGAATTACTGTGAAGAAGTTGAAGAATCTGTAAATGATTCTTCAGAGAATGAGGTGCATAATCTAGAGAAGAACAATGTTGAACCAAATGAGGACTATTTGTTGTCAGATCTGCACAAAATCTGTGCTATTTTGTCATCATCAACAAATGGTTGGTATGATATGCAGAAAGCTTTAGAGGAGTTCCAAATTCGTTATACACCAAATCTCGTGATTGAGATCCTACGCATTAGCAGTTATTATGGTTATGCTGCACTACAATTCTTCTCATGGGTTCGAAACCAGCCTGGTTACAGACACACAACAGAATCTTACAACATGGCAATGAAAGTAGCTGGTAAAGGTAAAGATTTCAAACACATGAGAAATCTGTTTTTTGAAATGCAAAGAAACGGTTGTTTAGTAACACCTGATACATGGACAATCATGATATTGCTGTATGGTCGAGTCGGATTGACTGATATCGCGTTGAAAAACTTCAATGAAATGAAAGTTACTGGTTTAAAACCAACAGTAAGTACTTACAAGTACTTAATCATGTCTTTTTGTGGGAGAAAAGGTAGAAAGTTAGATGAAGCTATCAACCTTTTTACTGAGATGATTAGCTCTGGATTAATCCCAGACAAAGAGTTAATTGAAGTTTGTTTTGATTGTTTCTGTCAAGCTGGTAAATTAGAAGATGCAAAAAACTGTTTGGAATATCTGCAAAAAGTTGGTTATACTAAGCCTTTGAGCTATTCCCTACTTATTAGGGCTCTTTTTAAGAGAGGAAAAGTAGAAGAAGCTTTATCTTTAGCAAATGAGGTTAAAGAAGAGCGGTCTATACTTGACCGTTACATCTATGGAAGCCTAATTCACGGTCTGTTACAGACCGGACAATTAGAACAGGCGGTTTCTAAAATAGAATCCATGAAACAATCAGGTGTTCTTCCTACTGTTCATGTTTATACATCACTAATCTCTCATTTCTGTAGGGAAAAACAGATGTGTAAAGCACTTGACATGTTTAACACAATGTGGAAAGATGGGTGTTACCCTAATGTGGTTACATATACAGCATTATTACACGGGTTTATAACCGTGCAGAAGTTTGAGGATGCTCGGAAATTGTTCATGAGGATGAGACTGAAAGGGCCATTCCCGGATTTCAAGGCTTACTCGATGATGCTCACGAGTTTTTGTGAGACGGGAAGGTCTGAAGTTGGGATGCAGTTGTTATCTGAAATGTTGGATGATGCTATTGTACCTAGTACTGTTAATTTTCGAACTGTTTTTTTCGGGTTGAATAGAGAAGGTAAGCAACAATTAGCTCAAAGAGTTATGCAACTAAAGCATTCTGTTGCAAGTAAAAG encodes:
- the LOC110783320 gene encoding putative pentatricopeptide repeat-containing protein At5g06400, mitochondrial produces the protein MSISRVFQFNKLGTFRNSQIQLSFSTISRRKPQSKPQNTQKPRLKKQTISKKDDNGSLFREITEILGAGNLALSKIPSGVSIPDEKAVDFAGVGGCTLGVCENAQEKIEGEKSEEVFVRRDDKVGDLTGNNDNSAVVQKITEIVRQSNAGFSMEQRLEDSSCEISPDIVVKVLKRCFKVPHLANRFFSWVKLKNGSCLTTESYNTMLYLAGETKEFELVERLVEEMENFSCEKDIKTWTIQLMHYGNAKLVGKALMIFEKMKRLGFEPDEEAYVCLIRVLCQSRKGEVALEFYKEMVQKGFNPDIRLYTMLLNSLAGYGDIDGVYLIANDMISISQNPEHDVYSCVLKSFCMSERITEALELIRDLKTKNMTLNSEYFEILVRGLCKARRMEDALEIVEIMKKRNVVNEVVYGALINGYLRKNDFSRALDLFNEIKEAGITPLTSTYTVLMQHFFILNEYEKGCALYDEMLDRGVKLDSVAYTAIIAGHAHHNSISSAWKVFKRMEDDGIRATQKCYLVFIKELCRSSNTDEIIKVLYRMQDKKTKIGKEIGNCVLSYLERKRETKKVEEVKKILNCYGNYCEEVEESVNDSSENEVHNLEKNNVEPNEDYLLSDLHKICAILSSSTNGWYDMQKALEEFQIRYTPNLVIEILRISSYYGYAALQFFSWVRNQPGYRHTTESYNMAMKVAGKGKDFKHMRNLFFEMQRNGCLVTPDTWTIMILLYGRVGLTDIALKNFNEMKVTGLKPTVSTYKYLIMSFCGRKGRKLDEAINLFTEMISSGLIPDKELIEVCFDCFCQAGKLEDAKNCLEYLQKVGYTKPLSYSLLIRALFKRGKVEEALSLANEVKEERSILDRYIYGSLIHGLLQTGQLEQAVSKIESMKQSGVLPTVHVYTSLISHFCREKQMCKALDMFNTMWKDGCYPNVVTYTALLHGFITVQKFEDARKLFMRMRLKGPFPDFKAYSMMLTSFCETGRSEVGMQLLSEMLDDAIVPSTVNFRTVFFGLNREGKQQLAQRVMQLKHSVASKRKFSTS